A window of Oncorhynchus keta strain PuntledgeMale-10-30-2019 chromosome 27, Oket_V2, whole genome shotgun sequence contains these coding sequences:
- the mylk2 gene encoding myosin light chain kinase 2, skeletal/cardiac muscle isoform X2 gives MGSVRCTPPVPLPTNLPVLEAKVDDLSHKLDELLSRQIGSCSICSTCSLHSGQPEATERQLVAQSRLLENFERKIGEMQRTLEALAKGLAQRKSHTCQEAAPAPPIEPSPRTVYLPAKTSLVTSKDEISDQLETNRQQDKTQHTPTTPAKKETDAKKTLTRLAVAVFPSMADTQKILTQTRTTVTKNQAVTSIEESLRTASLPVSDSLSTEKAETLNQFETNRHQETKQQTPIAPAKKEQRDCVGEQWIGGNQQGVRGQPMAADSHRQSETKRGWMREVPAVAVVPSMADTPRTETRTTVAENQAAAPSSSTPAPKKQSGLAVLMPTVESSSLRQVHSCPESLQRLQSSRPKPQSVCPARRPAVGKTCSVLGGASPVAASGIQIIVVPTTAERTWPKSPTKTCHKVIDDVPPQPAPFLHRCVSLRSNPPSDTFIIHTREVLGSGRFGKVHKCTEKSSGLKLAAKIINTRTAKEKERANNEVQAMNQLSHPNILQLYEAFEAKHQLVLILEYVEGGELFDRIVDESAPLTEVDAMVFVKQICEGVSYMHQMYVLHLDLKPENILCVNRTGHQVKIIDFGLARRYRPREKLRVNFGTPEFLAPEVVNFDFVSFPTDMWTLGVVTYMLLSGLSPFLGDDESQTLNNVLSANCSFEDEAFEHISAEAKDFISHLLVKERGGRMSALQCLRHPWLNNIAEKAKGSNIVLKSQVLLKKYLAKKLWKKNYIAIAAANRFKKISSGGELTSLDTETDTIPIAT, from the exons ATGGGTTCCGTGCGGTGTACGCCACCTGTCCCACTCCCCACAAACCTACCTGTCCTAGAGGCCAAAGTAGATGACTTGAGTCACAAGTTAGATGAGCTCCTCTCCAGACAAATAGGTTCCTGTTCCATCTGCTCCACCTGCAGTCTGCACAGCGGCCAGCCAGAGGCAACAGAAAGGCAGCTTGTGGCCCAGTCCAGGCTGCTAGAGAACTTTGAGAGGAAGATCGGTGAGATGCAGAGGACCTTAGAGGCCCTGGCCAAAG GTCTGGCGCAAAGGAAATCCCACACCTGCCAGGAAGCTGCCCCAGCCCCACCCATTGAGCCATCACCTAGAACAGTATATCTGCCAGCCAAGACCTCACTAGTCACTTCTAAG GATGAGATCTCGGATCAGTtggagacaaacagacagcagGATAAGACACAACACACTCCTACCACCCCAGCAAAGAAAG AGACGGATGCAAAGAAAACATTGACACGGCTGGCAGTAGCAGTTTTCCCATCAATGGCGGACACTCAAAAGATTTTGACTCAGACAAGGACCACAGTGACGAAGAACCAAGCGGTGACATCCATCGAGGAGTCACTTAGGACAGCATCTCTGCCAGTCAGTGATTCATTAAGCACGGAAAAG GCTGAGACCCTGAATCAGTTTGAGACGAACAGACACCAGGAAACAAAGCAACAGACTCCTATCGCTCCTGCAAAGAAAG AGCAAAGAGACTGTGTTGGAGAGCAGTGGATTGGAGGGAACCAGCAGGGGGTCAGAGGTCAACCAATGGCAGCAGATTCCCACAGACAGAGTGAAACTAAAAGGGGTTGGATGAGAGAAGTTCCAGCTGTAGCGGTTGTCCCATCAATGGCGGACACTCCAAGGACTGAGACGAGGACCACAGTGGCGGAGAACCAAGCAGCTGCTCCATCAAGTTCCACCCCCGCACCAAAAAAGCAGTCTGGGTTGGCTGTCCTTATGCCAACTGTGGAAAGCTCCTCCCTCAGACAAGTGCACAGCTGTCCAGAGTCCTTGCAGAG GCTCCAGAGTTCAAGGCCCAAGCCCCAGTCTGTCTGCCCTGCCCGTAGACCTGCTGTTGGGAAGACCTGCAGTGTTTTGGGAGGGGCTAGTCCAGTTGCAGCCAGTGGAATACAGATCATAGTAGTCCCTACTACAGCAGAAAGGACCTGGCCCAAGTCCCCTACCAAAACTTGCCATAAGGTCATAG aTGACGTTCCCCCGCAGCCAGCTCCTTTCCTTCACCGCTGTGTGTCTTTGCGATCCAACCCCCCATCTGACACcttcatcatccacaccagagaggtGCTGGGGAG CGGACGCTTTGGCAAGGTGCACAAATGCACTGAAAAATCCTCTGGACTAAAGCTTGCAGCTAAGATAATCAACACACGAACTGCTAAAGAaaag GAAAGGGCAAATAACGAGGTGCAGGCAATGAACCAGCTGAGTCATCCCAACATCCTCCAGCTCTACGAGGCCTTTGAGGCCAAGCACCAGCTGGTGTTAATTCTGGAATA TGTTGAGGGCGGGGAGCTGTTTGACAGGATTGTGGATGAGAGCGCACCACTGACCGAGGTGGACGCCATGGTGTTTGTCAAGCAGATCTGTGAAGGGGTCAGCTACATGCATCAGATGTACGTCCTCCACCTCGACCTGAAA CCGGAGAATATCCTTTGTGTGAATCGAACTGGCCATCAGGTGAAGATTATCGACTTTGGGCTGGCAAGAAG ATACAGGCCGCGGGAGAAGCTCAGAGTCAATTTTGGAACCCCTGAATTTCTGGCCCCAGAGGTGGTCAACTTTGATTTTGTGTCCTTTCCCACAGACATGTGGACCTTAGGGGTTGTCACTTATATGCT TCTAAGTGGCCTTTCACCCTtcctgggtgatgatgagagccAGACCCTCAACAACGTCCTCTCTGCCAACTGTTCTTTTGAGGATGAGGCCTTTGAGCACATCTCAGCAGAGGCCAAGGACTTTATCTCTCACCTTCTGGtcaaggagagggg AGGGCGAATGAGTGCTTTACAGTGTCTAAGACATCCGTGGCTCAACAACATTGCAGAGAAGGCCAAGGGCAGCAATATAGTACTGAAGTCCCAGGTCCTGCTGAAGAAATACCTGGCCAAGAAACTATGGAAG AAAAACTACATTGCGATAGCAGCAGCCAACAGATTCAAGAAGATCAGCAGCGGTGGGGAACTGACCTCTCTGGATACGGAGACGGATACAATACCTATAGCAACGTAA
- the mylk2 gene encoding myosin light chain kinase 2, skeletal/cardiac muscle isoform X1: MGSVRCTPPVPLPTNLPVLEAKVDDLSHKLDELLSRQIGSCSICSTCSLHSGQPEATERQLVAQSRLLENFERKIGEMQRTLEALAKGLAQRKSHTCQEAAPAPPIEPSPRTVYLPAKTSLVTSKDEISDQLETNRQQDKTQHTPTTPAKKETDAKKTLTRLAVAVFPSMADTQKILTQTRTTVTKNQAVTSIEESLRTASLPVSDSLSTEKAETLNQFETNRHQETKQQTPIAPAKKGVSAGMGAEQRDCVGEQWIGGNQQGVRGQPMAADSHRQSETKRGWMREVPAVAVVPSMADTPRTETRTTVAENQAAAPSSSTPAPKKQSGLAVLMPTVESSSLRQVHSCPESLQRLQSSRPKPQSVCPARRPAVGKTCSVLGGASPVAASGIQIIVVPTTAERTWPKSPTKTCHKVIDDVPPQPAPFLHRCVSLRSNPPSDTFIIHTREVLGSGRFGKVHKCTEKSSGLKLAAKIINTRTAKEKERANNEVQAMNQLSHPNILQLYEAFEAKHQLVLILEYVEGGELFDRIVDESAPLTEVDAMVFVKQICEGVSYMHQMYVLHLDLKPENILCVNRTGHQVKIIDFGLARRYRPREKLRVNFGTPEFLAPEVVNFDFVSFPTDMWTLGVVTYMLLSGLSPFLGDDESQTLNNVLSANCSFEDEAFEHISAEAKDFISHLLVKERGGRMSALQCLRHPWLNNIAEKAKGSNIVLKSQVLLKKYLAKKLWKKNYIAIAAANRFKKISSGGELTSLDTETDTIPIAT, translated from the exons ATGGGTTCCGTGCGGTGTACGCCACCTGTCCCACTCCCCACAAACCTACCTGTCCTAGAGGCCAAAGTAGATGACTTGAGTCACAAGTTAGATGAGCTCCTCTCCAGACAAATAGGTTCCTGTTCCATCTGCTCCACCTGCAGTCTGCACAGCGGCCAGCCAGAGGCAACAGAAAGGCAGCTTGTGGCCCAGTCCAGGCTGCTAGAGAACTTTGAGAGGAAGATCGGTGAGATGCAGAGGACCTTAGAGGCCCTGGCCAAAG GTCTGGCGCAAAGGAAATCCCACACCTGCCAGGAAGCTGCCCCAGCCCCACCCATTGAGCCATCACCTAGAACAGTATATCTGCCAGCCAAGACCTCACTAGTCACTTCTAAG GATGAGATCTCGGATCAGTtggagacaaacagacagcagGATAAGACACAACACACTCCTACCACCCCAGCAAAGAAAG AGACGGATGCAAAGAAAACATTGACACGGCTGGCAGTAGCAGTTTTCCCATCAATGGCGGACACTCAAAAGATTTTGACTCAGACAAGGACCACAGTGACGAAGAACCAAGCGGTGACATCCATCGAGGAGTCACTTAGGACAGCATCTCTGCCAGTCAGTGATTCATTAAGCACGGAAAAG GCTGAGACCCTGAATCAGTTTGAGACGAACAGACACCAGGAAACAAAGCAACAGACTCCTATCGCTCCTGCAAAGAAAG GGGTGTCTGCTGGTATGGGAGCAGAGCAAAGAGACTGTGTTGGAGAGCAGTGGATTGGAGGGAACCAGCAGGGGGTCAGAGGTCAACCAATGGCAGCAGATTCCCACAGACAGAGTGAAACTAAAAGGGGTTGGATGAGAGAAGTTCCAGCTGTAGCGGTTGTCCCATCAATGGCGGACACTCCAAGGACTGAGACGAGGACCACAGTGGCGGAGAACCAAGCAGCTGCTCCATCAAGTTCCACCCCCGCACCAAAAAAGCAGTCTGGGTTGGCTGTCCTTATGCCAACTGTGGAAAGCTCCTCCCTCAGACAAGTGCACAGCTGTCCAGAGTCCTTGCAGAG GCTCCAGAGTTCAAGGCCCAAGCCCCAGTCTGTCTGCCCTGCCCGTAGACCTGCTGTTGGGAAGACCTGCAGTGTTTTGGGAGGGGCTAGTCCAGTTGCAGCCAGTGGAATACAGATCATAGTAGTCCCTACTACAGCAGAAAGGACCTGGCCCAAGTCCCCTACCAAAACTTGCCATAAGGTCATAG aTGACGTTCCCCCGCAGCCAGCTCCTTTCCTTCACCGCTGTGTGTCTTTGCGATCCAACCCCCCATCTGACACcttcatcatccacaccagagaggtGCTGGGGAG CGGACGCTTTGGCAAGGTGCACAAATGCACTGAAAAATCCTCTGGACTAAAGCTTGCAGCTAAGATAATCAACACACGAACTGCTAAAGAaaag GAAAGGGCAAATAACGAGGTGCAGGCAATGAACCAGCTGAGTCATCCCAACATCCTCCAGCTCTACGAGGCCTTTGAGGCCAAGCACCAGCTGGTGTTAATTCTGGAATA TGTTGAGGGCGGGGAGCTGTTTGACAGGATTGTGGATGAGAGCGCACCACTGACCGAGGTGGACGCCATGGTGTTTGTCAAGCAGATCTGTGAAGGGGTCAGCTACATGCATCAGATGTACGTCCTCCACCTCGACCTGAAA CCGGAGAATATCCTTTGTGTGAATCGAACTGGCCATCAGGTGAAGATTATCGACTTTGGGCTGGCAAGAAG ATACAGGCCGCGGGAGAAGCTCAGAGTCAATTTTGGAACCCCTGAATTTCTGGCCCCAGAGGTGGTCAACTTTGATTTTGTGTCCTTTCCCACAGACATGTGGACCTTAGGGGTTGTCACTTATATGCT TCTAAGTGGCCTTTCACCCTtcctgggtgatgatgagagccAGACCCTCAACAACGTCCTCTCTGCCAACTGTTCTTTTGAGGATGAGGCCTTTGAGCACATCTCAGCAGAGGCCAAGGACTTTATCTCTCACCTTCTGGtcaaggagagggg AGGGCGAATGAGTGCTTTACAGTGTCTAAGACATCCGTGGCTCAACAACATTGCAGAGAAGGCCAAGGGCAGCAATATAGTACTGAAGTCCCAGGTCCTGCTGAAGAAATACCTGGCCAAGAAACTATGGAAG AAAAACTACATTGCGATAGCAGCAGCCAACAGATTCAAGAAGATCAGCAGCGGTGGGGAACTGACCTCTCTGGATACGGAGACGGATACAATACCTATAGCAACGTAA